GGGTATATTATTCTCTAAATAGTACCTCTTTATCCTAATATTGGATAGTTCTGAATGTTTGGCACTGGGATGTAAGTATGGATTTCTCTTAAGGTTATCTTGAGAAAATTTTATATCCTCATGAAGTTTTTGCTGCCAAGGTATGCTTTTATCTGCATGCATTTCCATAACTTTTAAAAATGCTTTCTCTTCTCGTAAAATTTTTTCATAAGCACTATTAACAGAGGAAGATGCCCCTTTATATTTTTTAAGATTTCCCTGTTCTTCTAATTTATTAATATATTTCTTTCTTGCCTTTATTCCATTTTGTACTCCAACTCTCTTAGGCATTAAAAATGCAGTAAGCATAAGGCATAACGTACAGTTTGCAATCATGAGCCCCATTGCCACAAGAAACTTCTTACTTCTTATAAATTTTTTAAATTCAATCCCCATAATTGTAAACATTTAATCCCCCCTTGTACAATATTCTTTTCTCAAAATACATATGTATAAGCTTTTAAGGTACCATATAATGTACCCAAATAACGTTATTTGTACAACTTAACTTTCTACTGTGACTTTTCTATAATATACTCAAATCACAATATGCTTTTTCTTAAGTAAATAGAGGTTATGACCAAAAAACTACCCCCTATAAAATACAAATACCAATTCCTAAATAAGGACTTATATTTGTATATATTCAATAACTAAGACTATTAAGAAACTTTATCCTATACAAACTACATTATCAGCTATTTTTTCAAATTCTTCATCATGGGTAATCAAAACTATTATTTTATTTTCTTTAATTTTCAAGAGTATTTCCTTTAATTTTTCTTTAGATTTTACATCTAAAGCAGAAGTAGGTTCATCCATAATAATTAGTTGTCCCTCTTTCCCCAGTGCTCTACTTATTACAATCTTTTGTCTCTCTCCCCTGATAAATTGCTGTTATTGGAATTAAATATTAATGGATGCATCAGATATAATCTTTAAAGTAAAATCCCCCAAATTAAAACTATCACTATTTACTCTATTACTTAAATACATTACTTCTTGTTCTTTAAAAAAATTTGTAGGTAACTTTATTATATGAGAGGTTAAGTTCTTTATCATATCCAAAGTTATTCTATTAGCAATCTTATTTCTAAGATATCTACTTAGATAAGAAGATATAGTTTCCACTACTGCTATTACTATAAAAGCATAAAATATATTCATCCATATATCTTTATAACTAACCAAACTATCAATATAATCCCCCCAAATTTTAGGTACAAAAAAAGATGATAAAGTTGCTAGAATTAAAAATATCCCAAATAACAGTAAATTAACCTTATATTTTTTTAGATACCTTGACATTGTTTTAAACAAATGCACCAC
The DNA window shown above is from Haloimpatiens massiliensis and carries:
- a CDS encoding ABC transporter transmembrane domain-containing protein, producing MSRYLKKYKVNLLLFGIFLILATLSSFFVPKIWGDYIDSLVSYKDIWMNIFYAFIVIAVVETISSYLSRYLRNKIANRITLDMIKNLTSHIIKLPTNFFKEQEVMYLSNRVNSDSFNLGDFTLKIISDASINI